In a genomic window of uncultured Sphaerochaeta sp.:
- a CDS encoding tripartite tricarboxylate transporter substrate binding protein, translating to MKKLLSVLMILVLAMSFVMAAGQGEAPAASAADKWPQQPVNLVVAFAAGGNSDYNARAIAKYLTKELGQPVVVTNVAGSGGSIAAAQVKEAKNDGYTILVSQLSMNIAQAAKMVDFGFQDFELACVFSASADEVLVANADAPFNNVQELIAESQKNPGKYKLTANTGASTQWIAIGLQQAGAKLNVVSSGGSGERLPLLLGRHVDLIPMPYNMVQDYVDKGQFKYIANVSNQRSAALPNLPTLRESGVNAGYSYYNTMFFPKGTDAKIVEKFSTAVGKIINNNADYQKEIAALYQAPTYMNTADTVAHWTKELEEMMAISDLLQGK from the coding sequence TTCGTAATGGCTGCCGGACAGGGAGAAGCTCCTGCTGCAAGTGCAGCTGACAAGTGGCCCCAGCAGCCGGTCAACCTCGTAGTTGCGTTTGCTGCCGGTGGTAACTCCGACTACAACGCCCGTGCAATTGCAAAGTACCTGACCAAAGAGCTCGGCCAGCCCGTCGTTGTCACCAACGTTGCCGGTAGCGGTGGTTCCATTGCTGCTGCCCAGGTCAAGGAAGCAAAGAATGATGGATATACCATTCTGGTTTCCCAGCTCTCCATGAACATCGCCCAGGCTGCAAAGATGGTAGACTTCGGTTTCCAGGACTTTGAGCTTGCTTGCGTCTTCTCCGCATCTGCTGACGAAGTCCTCGTGGCAAACGCTGACGCTCCCTTCAACAATGTCCAGGAGCTGATTGCTGAGTCCCAGAAGAACCCCGGCAAATACAAGCTGACCGCCAACACCGGTGCTTCCACCCAGTGGATTGCAATCGGTCTGCAGCAGGCTGGTGCCAAGCTGAACGTCGTTTCCAGCGGTGGATCCGGTGAGCGCCTCCCGCTCCTGCTCGGCCGCCACGTTGACCTGATCCCCATGCCGTACAACATGGTCCAGGACTATGTCGACAAGGGCCAGTTCAAGTATATCGCCAATGTCAGCAACCAGAGATCTGCTGCTCTTCCCAACCTGCCTACCCTCCGCGAGAGTGGTGTGAACGCTGGCTACTCCTACTACAACACGATGTTCTTCCCCAAGGGCACCGATGCCAAAATCGTAGAGAAGTTCAGCACCGCTGTCGGCAAGATCATCAACAACAATGCTGACTACCAGAAGGAAATTGCAGCTCTCTACCAGGCTCCTACCTATATGAACACCGCTGACACGGTTGCTCACTGGACCAAGGAACTTGAAGAGATGATGGCCATCAGTGACCTGCTCCAGGGCAAATAA